The genomic stretch CGGCGGGAGCAGGCATTTCCGGCTCTTCCGCGTTGATGATCGCCACCACGGCGGCGCTGGCCAAGTACACCGGCAAAAAGCTCGACCGCGAACAGATGCGAGTCATCGCACAAAACGTTGAAGCGCAGCTCATCAAAGTCCCCACCGGATGCCAGGATTACTATCCCGCTTTGTATGGTGGGGTGAGCGCAATTCATCTTGATCCCGATGGCATTCATCACACCGCGGTGCGCGTTGCCCCGGAAGAGCTGGACCGCCGCTTTGTGCTGGTCTATACGGGAGCGCCGCGCAAATCGGGGATCAACAATTGGGAAGTATTCAAAGCGCACATCAATGGCGACAAGAAAATCTTCCACAACTTTGAGCGGATCGGCGAAATCGCGCGCGCCATGCATCACGCGCTTTCCATGGCCGACTGGAAACAGGTGGCCAAGCTGATCCGCGAAGAGTGGAAGCTGCGCAAGACGAACGCTCCAAAGATCACCACTCCCATGATTGAAAAACTTATTGCCGTGGCCCTTCGGCAGGGGGCGCTGGCGGCCAAGGTATGCGGCGCGGGCGGCGGCGGGTGTGTGGTCTTTCTCACGGAACCGGAGAACCGCGAGCATATCTCGGCGGCCATCCGGAGTTATGGAGGCCATGTGCTGCCCGCCATGGTGGCCAGGGACGGATTGACCGTGAGCGGCCGGTCGCTCGGGGCAGAGTAACTCCGCACGGCCCCTCCCCCCTCCCCGGTCATCCCAGATTGGCGTAGACTTGCGAGGGGTGTATCCCAGATCATCCCAGATTGGCGTGGACTTCAGAGATTCTGCCTCAATTGGCGTGGAGTTCCACGGGTTTGCTTTTCCGATGTCGCGCGATGTCGGCGTTGTCGGCGATCTTGCCTTACCTCTCCCCCTCCCCGGGTCATCCCAGATTGGCGTAGGTTTGAAAGGGGTCATCCCAAGTCATCGGCAATAACATACTTGACTCATGCGAACAAACCTGCTATTCTTTTTTCATGACAAGCGAGATCAAAGAACCTAAAACGCTCCAAGAGGCAATCACATATTTCAGCAACATCGACAACTGCCTTGCGTATCTGGCTAAGAAACGCTGGCCTGATGGTGTTGTGATCTGTCCGACTTGTGGCGGCAAAGAAGTTCATTTCCTCAAAACGCGCCGTCTTTGGCAGTGTGTCAATGAACACGTACGGCGGCAATTCAGTATCAAGGTTGGAACCATCATGGAAGAGAGCGCAATCGGGCTGGACAAATGGCTCTGCGCTATTTGGATGATCTGTAACGACAAGAACGGAATCAGCAGCTACGAGATTCATCGCGCTATTGGAGTCACGCAAAAATCCGCATGGTTTCTTGGACATCGTATCCGCTTGGCTCTCCAGAATGGCTCTTTGGCAAAATTTCAAGGGCACGTCGAAGTAGATGAAACCTACATAGGCGGTAAGGCCCGTTTCATGCACAAAAAGCAACGCGCCAAAATGACTCAGCCGGGAATGCCAAAAGGCGGTGCTAATAAAGTTATAGTCGGCGGAATCTTGGAGCGTGGCGGCAAAGTGAGAACTCAGATTCTTGAGAATAGAGAGCGTCAAACTTTGCACGCACTTGTTAGGGATAACGTCGAATCCGGCTCTCAGCTCTCTACGGATGATTGCCACTCTTATTGGGGACTGGACAAGGAATACGCTCATGGAATCGTTGACCATGCCAAAGAGTACGTGAACGGGCAAGTGCATACGAACGGACTGGAAAACTTCTGGAGTCTCGTAAAGCGCGGATTGAAAGGCACCTATATTTCCGTTGAACCGTTCCATCTTTTCCGTTACCTCGATGAGCAAGTATTTCGTTACAACAATCGTGCGACCAAAAAACATTTTGTTGGCGATGGCGACCGTTTCCGGTTAGCCATCTCGCAACTGTTAGGCAAGCGAATCACTTATCAGGAACTCACTGGTAAGGGTATGGAGCGGCCCTACCAAGACATACCGTTCTAAGAGATTTAACAAGCCTATGCAGAATCGCGGGAAGGGCCGGATTCGCTGGCTTTAGATTTCTTCTTGCGCTTTTTGTGTCTCTTGATTTTGCGCTGCAATTCATCGGCGGGGACCGCCAGCAGCTTTGTCATTGCACGGTCAAACGTGCCGAATTCATCAGTGTTTTTCGGCTCGTATTTTTCAGGAATTTTCATTGCTGTTATACCTTCCATGATATTCCTTTCTGACCACTCTCTTCTATAGTGGACGATAAGCACAGCGCCCAAGATCATCTTCATCATAAAAAACAGTTATGACGAGAGGATTCATAGGTGTCCATGCGGGGGAAGAAATAGACACTTCGGACATGTGTCCTTGCTGGATAGGCCCCCCGGTTCCCATCTGTATTCCGCTTGGCCCTGCTGATATAACGGGGTCAATTTCTTTTATTTCCCCTTCGCACGCGAATATCCCACGGACGGGACTGATCGTACGATTACTCATGAGTACTACGGTATTGATGTGCTTCCCTGGTTGCTGAGGCAGATTGCGATCTGCTCTGAACATTAGGAATGTTGTTTTTGCAGGCTCGGGCGTATTTGCCTTTCCAAGTGCAACTACACAGCTATTCATTGCTACTTGCTGTGAGTCCATCGTCTGTTGCTGCCCCGACAATGTACGTAATTGGCTGCTGAAATTATTCTGCGCTGAATGGAGTTGCCCATCTAGCAACTCTGCTCGCCCGATCTCGGCTTTCAAGTCTCCCTTACACACGTCCCACTCTCTGGTATCCTGCGCATCTTTTGTTTTGGCGACATCGAGGTTATGGTCGGCATCATGCCATGCGGCAAATGTGGCAAAGAACCAGAACGTACAAAAAAGTATCAGAATGTTGGTACGCAGCTTCATAGGCGTACCCTTGATACGTTCGTAATAATTAGCGGCCCACAGGAAAAGGCCCACAACTCCTGTTCCAGTGACCCACGTAGCCCAATGGTCAATAAACGCAGTCCACAGGAAACGCAGCAAGTCACGCAGCATCGTTCACCACCTCTCGTCCTCCATTGTCCTATTGCCGTCCCGGCACTACAAGACAAAACCCGCATCTCTGCGG from Terriglobia bacterium encodes the following:
- a CDS encoding GHMP kinase, producing the protein MPPPGTIVAHAPCRVDLAGGTLDLWPLYLFHPGAVTVNFAVNILTRCKVTRLTDDKIRLKSLDTKVEEEFRNFGELCAAHRFKHPLAGYLARFFAPDGGFEIETHSESPAGAGISGSSALMIATTAALAKYTGKKLDREQMRVIAQNVEAQLIKVPTGCQDYYPALYGGVSAIHLDPDGIHHTAVRVAPEELDRRFVLVYTGAPRKSGINNWEVFKAHINGDKKIFHNFERIGEIARAMHHALSMADWKQVAKLIREEWKLRKTNAPKITTPMIEKLIAVALRQGALAAKVCGAGGGGCVVFLTEPENREHISAAIRSYGGHVLPAMVARDGLTVSGRSLGAE
- a CDS encoding IS1595 family transposase — translated: MTSEIKEPKTLQEAITYFSNIDNCLAYLAKKRWPDGVVICPTCGGKEVHFLKTRRLWQCVNEHVRRQFSIKVGTIMEESAIGLDKWLCAIWMICNDKNGISSYEIHRAIGVTQKSAWFLGHRIRLALQNGSLAKFQGHVEVDETYIGGKARFMHKKQRAKMTQPGMPKGGANKVIVGGILERGGKVRTQILENRERQTLHALVRDNVESGSQLSTDDCHSYWGLDKEYAHGIVDHAKEYVNGQVHTNGLENFWSLVKRGLKGTYISVEPFHLFRYLDEQVFRYNNRATKKHFVGDGDRFRLAISQLLGKRITYQELTGKGMERPYQDIPF